In Candidatus Chlorohelix allophototropha, one DNA window encodes the following:
- a CDS encoding YceI family protein encodes MTWAIDTSHTNAAFAVKHLMISTVRGRFGAVAGTIEFDPANPTAATVEATADVTSIDTRDEKRDGHLKSPDFFDVENYPTITLKSKKVDVAGENEFKVTSDLTIHGITKEVVFDVEFLGTANGPWGDHRAAFTAKTSVSRKDFGLNWNVALETGGVLVGDKVTIELEVEALKLAPAAA; translated from the coding sequence ATGACCTGGGCAATTGATACTTCACATACTAATGCTGCATTTGCTGTAAAACACTTAATGATTTCCACCGTGCGCGGACGTTTCGGCGCGGTAGCCGGTACGATTGAATTTGATCCCGCCAACCCTACGGCTGCTACCGTAGAAGCCACCGCCGATGTTACCAGCATTGATACCCGCGATGAAAAGCGCGATGGTCACTTGAAATCCCCCGATTTCTTTGATGTAGAAAACTACCCGACCATCACCCTCAAGAGCAAAAAGGTTGATGTAGCCGGTGAGAATGAGTTTAAAGTAACCTCCGATCTGACTATTCACGGGATTACTAAAGAAGTAGTGTTCGATGTAGAATTTCTAGGTACCGCTAACGGACCATGGGGCGATCATCGGGCTGCTTTTACTGCTAAAACCAGCGTTAGCCGCAAGGATTTTGGCTTAAATTGGAACGTGGCGCTCGAAACCGGTGGTGTACTAGTAGGCGATAAGGTCACTATTGAGCTTGAAGTAGAGGCTTTAAAACTGGCGCCAGCCGCTGCCTAA